The genomic stretch CGGACCGGGGTCGACGCCGGCGTCGACGAGGGGTGAGGCACCCGAGACGAGAAAGTCGGCCTGCTCGGGACCCGTGAAGAGCGGGTCGCCGGCGAAGTTCCCGCCCACGTCCTGACACTGCATGCTGCAGGCGTTGAACTCGGCGGCGCCGGTGGACGTGTAGGTGGTGACCGTGCTGCGGTTGAAGCGTGTGGCGAACGCCGCCATGGCCGGGGTGCCCGTCTCGTAGAAGTGGTTGTTGCGGGCGGTCAGCGCGCCGAGCGTGTCGGAGTTCTCGAAGAGCCACACGGTCGCAGCCGACCAGCCCTGGGTGGCGTTGTTGACCAGCACGATGGAGCCCACCTCGCCGAGCTCGAACACGCCGGCGTACGAGTTCGATGCGCTGCGGATGGCGATGCTGTTCGCGATGGCGTTGAACACCAGGGGGCTGTTGGCCACCACGATGCGGGACGAGCTGTCCATGCTGCTCGCCTGGAACGCGTTGTTCAGGATGTCGATGTGCCGAACGTCCTGGAGTTCCACCACGTGCAGGTTCCGTCCGACGCTGTTGGTGCGGAAGGACGAGAACGCCAGCTGCGCGTGCTCGAGCGCGGAGCCACGCACGCACTCGAGGAGGCTCGAGGTCAGGAGCGACGTGTCCGAGCAGGAGACGCGCGCTTCGATGATGGACATGCTGGGGCGGTCGTCGTTGATCCCGCTCACGGCGATGGCTCCGATGAGGCCGGTGGTGGCGATGCGCACGCGCCGAAAGTCCGCGCGCTCCGTCGGCGTCAGCTCGAAGGCTGCGCGCTCCGGTACGCCGTCCCCCACCGGCGTGGCGTTGATCACGAAGCCGTCCACGAGGAAGCTCCCGCCGCTCACGAAGGTGATCATGGGGTCTCCTGCGGAGACGGAATCCACGTTGATGCTCGTCGGGTCGTCGCTCGCGTTGCGGCTCCAGTCGCTGGGGTCGTAGCCGCCGTAGAGCCGTACGTTGCCGCCCGAGAACGCGGCGGACGCGATGTCCTGCGTGCTCGATTCGACGAAGTAGTCACCGTGGGTCGCGCGGCCGAGGGCACCGTTCAGCGTGCACGCGGGCTGCTGGCGCGAGCCCCGCGTGGGCGACACGTCCGAGCAACCCGCCACGCCGGCCACGAAGATGCCCGCGCTGGCCGTGGCCGCGACCAGGTCGCTGCCATCACAGTCGTTGTCGATACCGTCGTCGGCGAGTTCGTAGGCCTCCGGCGAGATGACCGCGTCCGCGTCGTCGCAGTCCGGACCGGTGATGTCCACGTAGGCATCACAGCCCGTGAAGGCCCCATCGCCATCGTCATCCACGCAGGTGGCGCAGCCGGTCCAGTTGCTGGCGTCGGTGTCGTCGCAGTCCGCGCCCTGCGCGCAGTCGACGCCGTGTCCGTCTTCGTCGCCGTCCACGCACACCCCGGTGTCCACCAGCACACCTTCGTCGGGCGTGGTGCCCAGGTCGTCCGCGACTCCGAGGTCTGGGTCCGGGTCGACGCCCCCGTCACTGCCACAGCCGGCGAGCCCGAGGGCGGTCAGGAGGCCGAAGGCCCAGAGCAGGCGGGGCATCTGAATCGTCGAGCGTGGGGCGCAGCGCAGAGCTTGCGAGTCGAAGCACTTCATGGGCGAGGGCCTTTCTGTGGCGCGGAGTTGGCGCCGTTCCCCGGGGTGGTGGCGCGACGATGGGTTTCGATCACGGCTTTCCGCGTCACGGCGCGAGCCCGCGTACCGCTGCGCCCAGGCGTGTGTTGACAGGGCGAGGCCCTGCGAGCAGCGTCGACCCGATGCCTTCGCTCAATCGCCGCGCGGCCCGACTCGCACCCCGCTGGCGTGACGGCCTCGCATGGGCCCTCGCGCTGCTCACGCTCGCGAGCGGCTGCGACGCCCGGCCGGAGCCACGCGGGGCGGGCAGCCTGGAAGCGCTCATCGATGTGCCGGTCCGCTCGGATGACGTGGACGCCTGGGCCTCGGCCCGAGATGCCACCGGGAAGGTCGAGCGGTCGCTCGACTGGCGCGAGGGCTCCGGTGGCGCTTGCCACGGCATCGCATGCTTGATCCTGCTGCCGGTCGTCGTCGGCGCCGCGCTGGTTCCACGGATCCACACCACCAGCGTGGTGCGGCGGGGCGAACAGGTGATCTTCATCGGCGGGTACGACACCGAGGGTGGGCTCGTCTTCGGACGCCTGCTGGATGGAGAGCAGTACAAGGAAGTCGCCGTCCTCGAGCGCCCAGCGCTCGGCGCTCGCTTCGCGGCCGTGGTGGCCACCGTACCCGTCAGCTCGGCGGGCAGCGACGAGGGGCGGGTCGCCATCCCGCTCAGCTCCCAGGTGGACCTGGTCGCGCGCTACCAGGCCGCTCTCGAGGCCCAGACGGGCAGCCGGAGCCCCTTGCTGCTCGAGATGCTGACGGCACGCGAAGACGAGCCGCTGGTGGCCGCCGCCGTCCGCGAGGTGGTGCGACGTCACGACGACGCCGAGGTGTCCTCCGTGCTCCGGGAGATCTGCAGCTTCGACAGGTTCCAGCCGAGCGACCCTCTCGCCACCGAGCTCGTGTCATCGCTCCGGGTGAGCCCTGGTCCGCTCTCGACCGAGCTGGTCATGAACCCGTGCGCGAGCTACATGCACGACGAGCCGGCCCGCGTGCGCTTTCTTCGCGCTGACTTCGACGCCTGGTGTGCGGCCCTGGGCAGCGAGACGACCGTCCCCGTGGTCACGCCCTTCAGCGGCAGCCGGCACAGCCATCCCGAGGACTGGATCCCCGTGGCCGAAGGTTGCCCTCCCGGCATCGGCCGCACCCGTGCGCTCTTCGCGCTGAGCGGCCCGCTCACGCAGGCTGAGCTGCGGGCCGGCATGAACACCCGTCCCGACGTGTTCGTGCCGGGTCTCCGCATGTGGAACGTGGACGAGCGGGCCCTGGCTTTCGAGGCGCTGGCCTCGGAGGAATCGCGCGCCATGGCCATCGACGTGACCACCACCATCTCTCATTCGTCTTTCCCGCCCGCCAGCAGCGAGGAGGCCGGCGCGTTCACCGCGACCTACTTTGCAGGGCACGGGACCTCCGTCGCCCACGACCGGAAGCGTATCCTCGAGGCGCTCGCGCGGCGCCCTCAGGCGACACTGCCCGCCGCCGCACGAGCACAACTGGACGCAGCGTTGGCGCAGGACGACCCCAACGCCGCTGCGCTCGCGTTGG from Sandaracinaceae bacterium encodes the following:
- a CDS encoding putative metal-binding motif-containing protein, translated to MPRLLWAFGLLTALGLAGCGSDGGVDPDPDLGVADDLGTTPDEGVLVDTGVCVDGDEDGHGVDCAQGADCDDTDASNWTGCATCVDDDGDGAFTGCDAYVDITGPDCDDADAVISPEAYELADDGIDNDCDGSDLVAATASAGIFVAGVAGCSDVSPTRGSRQQPACTLNGALGRATHGDYFVESSTQDIASAAFSGGNVRLYGGYDPSDWSRNASDDPTSINVDSVSAGDPMITFVSGGSFLVDGFVINATPVGDGVPERAAFELTPTERADFRRVRIATTGLIGAIAVSGINDDRPSMSIIEARVSCSDTSLLTSSLLECVRGSALEHAQLAFSSFRTNSVGRNLHVVELQDVRHIDILNNAFQASSMDSSSRIVVANSPLVFNAIANSIAIRSASNSYAGVFELGEVGSIVLVNNATQGWSAATVWLFENSDTLGALTARNNHFYETGTPAMAAFATRFNRSTVTTYTSTGAAEFNACSMQCQDVGGNFAGDPLFTGPEQADFLVSGASPLVDAGVDPGPYVRIPGVGFSFSGTRPQGGLFDVGAYELEF